From a single Lolium rigidum isolate FL_2022 chromosome 7, APGP_CSIRO_Lrig_0.1, whole genome shotgun sequence genomic region:
- the LOC124676356 gene encoding probable 3-beta-hydroxysteroid-Delta(8),Delta(7)-isomerase, whose amino-acid sequence MAAHPYSPASLDLPGYVPQRLSQLEIVGPYLGTSLFVVLAVWLLSGRCGRLSKVDKLLMCWWAFTGLTHLVVEGSFVFTPDFFSKENPSYFDEAMKEYSKGDSRYVGRDTATVTLEAITVLLEGPGSLLAVYAIASRKSYSHILQFTVCLGQLYGCIVYFATAYLDGFNFWASPFYFWAYFVGANSSWVVIPLLIARRSWKKICTAIHQTEKVKTK is encoded by the exons ATGGCTGCCCATCCTTACTCGCCGGCAAGCCTGGACCTCCCGGGCTACGTGCCGCAGCGCCTCTCCCAGCTCGAGATCGTCGGGCCCTACCTCGGCACCTCCCTCTTTGTTGTCCTCGCCgtctggctcctctccg GGAGATGCGGCAGACTGTCGAAGGTCGACAAGCTGCTCATGTGCTGGTGGGCGTTCACCGGACTGACCCACCTCGTCGTCGAGGGGTCCTTCGTCTTCACCCCTGATTTCTTCTCCAAAGAGAACCCAAGTTACTTCGACGAAGCCA TGAAGGAGTACAGTAAGGGTGACTCCAGGTACGTTGGGAGggacaccgccaccgtcaccctcGAAGCCATCACGGTTCTGTTGGAAGGCCCTGGATCGCTGCTTGCAGT CTATGCTATTGCATCCCGGAAGTCCTATAGCCATATCCTCCAGTTCACCGTGTGTCTGGGTCAGCTCTATGGATGCATTGTGTACTTTGCTACCGCCTATTTGGATGGCTTCAACTTCTGGGCCAGTCCCTTCTACTTCTGGGCATACTTTGTTGGAGCGAACAGTTCGTGGGTTGTGATACCGTTGCTTATCGCCAGAAGGAGCTGGAAAAAGATCTGCACTGCGATTCATCAAACGGAGAAGGTGAAGACTAAGTAG